TTGAAGGGTTTTGTGCATGTATTTAATTTAACTTGCAGttcatttaaaatctttttttgaaTGCAGTGTCAGCAGCTTATACACAGCAGTGCAGGGTGGTGCTTTTTATACTGTGGCTGCTGGTATAAATGGTTCATTTTTCATTGCATTCACTGGCTCTGTAACAATAAGACCTCCGGCCACGGTCCACTAATATGGTGTTTATAACACCACCCAGTTCTCCTGCTTTTTTTGTGATTGTCCAGTAAAAGTGTTTGAATTATCATACTATTACAAAAGACATACATAAGAAATTAATGTATATTGAATAGAATTTAAATGTTACTATAAAAAGCAAGACTTCCTGCTTTGATCATGCTTCCAGTACAcaagtagtaaaaaaaaacaacagaaataattgaaatggaaaACAGTAACACAATTTGttatggagcctggggctcgctcgggccacttcggggatggggtgccctcggcctctcggcccggggctcggtcactcaggcacagctggctgccggcggagctcatgggcacgtcactgcaacccccctggcttctgctccgcggctgctgagtgacccctcatctgggactctcctcagctctttctgggatagtggcgcggctgcccctctgttggtcttccttggtctcttgtgttctgggggcctccggatgtctggagttttgatctcctccatacctgcttcatgccctggaggtcggggctgtggccccccacaccctctagcagatcattacatgaaggaaccttttaaaaacaagcgcgttcatgctcacaggtgtacacacgggtgatcacacacacaaactacacccttttgagctcctacctcaaagcacactgtgcgctgtcgatctcacgtgttgcaccataatgtttaatatttagtatttactgtcatattcccatatatcattgtgatcttgtttattactcttgtcttcttctgcttgctttcttttttctttctcaacaggtgatccaggtgatcgatatatgtatttttttgtctgcttattttgttggtctttgttttttgccctttttccccgtccctcttctcaggtttttcttttttttcttttttttttctttccctctttctttctcccctttctttccaccagtcaagtctgtcccgtattcagcaagtgaaaataaaataaacaataaaaagtgaatcagatggaccattacggcaaggctgggatggtccatttggtaaagtaaatccgttgggcatctttcttcgccttcagacaataattctgatggcaaaagaaccaaacgggacaggttttaaaaaaaaaaaaaaaaaaaaaaaaaaaaagaaattaatgtATATTGAATAGAATTTAAATATTAGTGTAAAGAGCAAGACTTCCTGCTTTGATCATGCTTCCAGTACAcaagtagtaaaaaaaaacaacagaaataattgaaatggaaaACAGTAACACAATTTGTTATATGTATAAAAAGATAACATATTTGTCCAAAGTATTTCAGCActgagcatttttaaaaatatgctgtTTAATTTTACATCAATAATGCAACACTAACAATACAACAAAAAGATCAAAGAAACAGTAGAGTTACGCCAAACATTatcagacaaagagaaaaaaaacaaagaaaaagtgtagaaaagtaaaaattcttaaaaaaaaaacagaactgatTTTAGATATATACATTTACATTGCAACACATAGACAGTACAGAgagtttttgtactttttcagaaaattaaaatttaaacctTTGTCTTTAACATAAAATCCAACTTCAGATattgatttttaaaatcttataaGAATTCAGAATTCTTGCTTATTGACACAactcttgtttgttttctatcagcACTCTTCCAACTGTCTGAAACTCAAACGCATTCCAGTTCAGCACATTGCCTGGCATGAAGCTCCGATTATTCGAGTAGTTCTGGATCTTGCAACGGGAAAGGGTGTAGTCCCACATGTGGACATCGGACATCATGCCAACAAAGGACTGCTTGATGTCAAATCCCCCACCATGGGTATCCTGTTCCTGAGAAATGGCAAAGAGTATAATTAGAAGATGTATTGTTCCTTTTCCCCCTGATATAcagaataaatatttaagaaattGAACAGACTCTACGGGGCATTTGGAAACTTTTTGAATCTTTACTCGGACTTTTGGTAACACTAACATTTTTGCCAGCATAGGTTACCATAGATATTTAGCTTAGGCAGTTTAGCACAGAACAGTTTATTCTAGATCATCTTCTTGGGCACCTCTGTGATTTTTAGATGTTTTAGATCTCTCAGAATTTCCTGTGGTGGATCACTAGCGATGATCTTTCACAAGACATTCATGTAAACAATTCACAGATTTTTAATCAGTCTGATATTCATTGTGAAATGGCACATCAGAAAGTGTCAAATGTGCTGGTAGAATGTATGCTCAGTTCATTCTAATGAAATAGTCACAAAATGCAATCAACAAATTTGTGAACACGCGTTTGGCCAACAGTGTAGTTCATTAAATTGTTTCTATGCTTTTTGTCAAGtagtcataaaacaatatctaCTCATCTGGATTCAAGGAACTAACAGTGCTTCCAATCTGATAAAGGATCATTCAGTTAATATCTAGAGGTGTGAGTTGGTTGCACAAGTCAAAGTACAAATCACTCATAACGCACTTAAGAGAATACAATATGTGTCACTTTGGCAGCACagctattctgttatattttcatatttttgataTGCCTAACTGTATGGTCTCAAGCAAAATCATCTACAGTTAGACATCAGTCAAGCTGTAATCACTGGCTAAAAACAGTTTGGTGATATCACTGACACATCTTTAACATGTATGGTCTAATAAACTTTGAGTATTTAATTTATGTGTTTTAGTATTCAAATGTATAATTTCTTCTAGCCCCAGAGTATATTATACATATATTGGAGACAGTGTAGTACAGAAATGTCTGGAGTCTCTAGGATCATGGCAAATGGCtactgtaaaaaatatttaaatttgttcactgggaaaatgtgaaaaaaaagtttagtgTAAAATTCATCGAACACTTGTTTCAGCACTTCCAGATTACAGGTAAAACATCTGGTCTTGGAAATCTTGAAAACATGTAGCCCATAAAACATACTCTAAATATAAACGCTCTTATGCCGCAATGAACCACATGTCCATGAACATGAACAAATGGATCAAATTTTGAATTTGTATTATatttgtcagtgtgtgtttgtttgaagataAAGTTTTCTATGTGTGGTGCTTTGTAAAGGTACCTGTCCTAAGACAATGATAATGGGTCCATTGATGTTGGATCCAGAGCTGGTAAATTTTCTACTTGAGGGGACTCCATCGACCCACAGCTGCATGAGTCCAGAGGTAGAGTCCCACGTGGAACAAATAGAATGCCATGTGTTCACCTTGTAGGCAATCCCATCAACTTTATTCGCCTTGCCCCTGGCCCACAGTTCAAATAAGCCATTTGCAGCTTTCTTGAATATCAGGAAGGTATTGTCAGCAGAGGGTGTAGCCAGAGAGAACAAGGAATGGTCTCTATTGAGGTCAGTAAAGGACCtaaaagcagtgaaaaaaatgatttaatagtCTGATATGCGGTAGTttcatatttctttatttaattcagtttgtTTAATCAAAAATACCTGAAACACACGGTTACAGCTCTCAGATCTTGTCTTGATGTAGTCACCCTCACATGAGCTGTGTTGGTTTCTTCTGGGAAggtgaatattttatttgacaaatctttaaaaaaaaatagagaaacaTATGAATAATGCAAATAGAAAAGGAAGTAATAAGTACTTactataataaaaatgaattaataaaaaatattagaGAAAACCTAAAATCAAAACAGTATAATGATTTTTGTTGAAGCTGTTTTTATGGCAAAGTTTGACCTCCATAGTGCAACAGCACAAGTGTAGCTAATGCTTCACAATAGAACAACACTTCACATTCACATTAAACATTAACTATAGGAATTCTGTTCCTGAGAAATGGCCGAGAGATGAATTAGCAGCTGTAATGCAATGATTTATGCAATATGATTGATCATTTATGCAATATTTTATCATTACCAATGTGCATTCAAATTAAATGTATACAAATTTCATTGGTATTGAAAATGTTGAATGCAACCTTTCAAAGCTCGACTTTTCCCTCCATAATACCTGCCCATATCTGTGTGCCCTGAAACATGCTAGCTGGAAACTCAGATCACTGCATATTGATATTTGCCATTGTTTGATTATTTCTGACATATTTGGAACTAATCCCTGCCTCTAACACTATGTatcaaatgtattaaaaaaacaattacaatAATAGGTATATAATTTGAAAGGAAGGAAAATTGGTTTAGCCATAAGTTTTGCCAAGTGAACGTATGGTGTGGTGTTTAAACATATTCTGTCTCTTGTCATTGtaagctgtgtggcaggcagtggttggacccaaacacaggactGAGACAGAGTATCAAACCTAAAGGTGGCAGTTTTTATTCACTGGCAGAAAAGGAACTTAGAAACACAATACTTGAGCACtagaaataaaaccaaaactcAAACTAGGAAGAATGATCTAAACTGGGAGGTCATGACGTGGCATGACATAACCTGACAAAACATGACAAGTGAGGAACACACAACTAATACAGAGGACACAAGCGAGAGAAACACAgtgcttaaatacactgagggaaaacgagggaatgagacacaggaggagagcacagctgggagcaATCAAACCTGACGAGACCAAGGGAAGCgaaactagaaacactgacatgagataggaccttcaaagtaaaacaggaagcacacgacaggcacagacttgacactgagcTAAACCTACACTGAACACGAGGACAcaaacaaaacctaagaacCAGAATTTACAGAACATAGAAGAACTTGAGTGCTAGAAATACAAAACTAGAAGTCATAAGCCACCACGATGAAATACAAAAAACTGAAACAccgggtcaccgacccaggactgTGACATCTATTTGCGCTTTCCTTTTGAATAAGGATGAAGGAGTTGGTATATATCTAAAATGGTAAACATTAACACCTCTAATGTTAGTATTTATCAGCACAGTAGGCTACACACTCTAAAGTCTAATAcacttttattgttattaattttGGTTGCATATGTTAAATACTTAATAattaagataaataaaaaaaataaaaagtacttTGAGGAATGGCAGTGCACGATGTCAGCATCACCAGTAGAAGCACCAGCAGCATCTAATACAAAGACATACAAACATAACAATTCAAATTGTATATTGGTATTGGTGATACAAATATATCTGATGTCACTTTCCTCAGTCTTCCGCACCACAATACAGGTAAAAACTGGAAGAGTTTCTGCACATGCAATACATTTTGCTTCACAATGAAAATCATATCTTACCTTGGATACAGTGTCAGGACTCTTTGTGCAACAGTGTAGGAAAGTGCCTTCTATACTCTGGGTCCTTTTGtgaatagtttattttttaactgtGCTGAATGGTTCCTTTTATACCATGGCTGCTGTTGTAaatgattacttttttttatgaCAGTCATTGTTTCTGTAAATTTCCAGCTTCCTACTTCCTGCACGTGTGTTTACAACTTACAGGGAATCTGAaagcattcacattcacacctatagcAAAGTTTGAATCACCAATCATTAACATTCATGTCTTTGGGTCATAGACATAAGTTAGAGCATGCCGAGTATGCAGAGTAGAGTATGTTTTGACAGTCTTCTCAATTATaggtaagtaagtaagtaatgtttatttattgagcgcttttcacagacaggccgtcacagagcgctgtacacaaacattaaaataaacagaaagttAAGTAACAAAATAGACAATATACACAATATAAAAGGTTAAATgtaagtaaaaatgtaaaatttaaaaagcgtTGATCATCAGAAGgtttgtttaaacagaaaagtttttaactgcttttaaaAGGATTCCACAGAGTCAACCAAACATAGTTGTGGTGGTagactgttccacagccttggtgtCACAGg
The genomic region above belongs to Oreochromis niloticus isolate F11D_XX linkage group LG11, O_niloticus_UMD_NMBU, whole genome shotgun sequence and contains:
- the LOC109204180 gene encoding C-reactive protein — its product is MLLVLLLVMLTSCTAIPQNLSNKIFTFPEETNTAHVRVTTSRQDLRAVTVCFRSFTDLNRDHSLFSLATPSADNTFLIFKKAANGLFELWARGKANKVDGIAYKVNTWHSICSTWDSTSGLMQLWVDGVPSSRKFTSSGSNINGPIIIVLGQEQDTHGGGFDIKQSFVGMMSDVHMWDYTLSRCKIQNYSNNRSFMPGNVLNWNAFEFQTVGRVLIENKQELCQ